The nucleotide window GGCGACACAAACTCACTCATCCCGACCAAAACACGAACTTCCATCTTCCGCTCATCTTCAAACCAACACCAACACCCTGCATTAAAAACTGTATCACTACCAGCAATGATGCTACCAACACTGCTCCTTCTTCTACTATTACCGCTCCAGTGACAGTACTGTTACTAACTGCTACTATCACCGTTTGCTCCACCCCCCTCAGTGATGTAGCCAATGTGATTCAAGCCTGCTACGGGGAGACCCCTCCCCCCATCATCCTGATTGGCCACGGTGTTGGTGGGGCGATCGCAGTGCACACAGCCAGCAACACACTGCTACCGACCACTGTGGGCCTGGTGGCTATAGACGTCGTGGAGGGTGAGAGTTTACAGGCactgcaatacacacacagttttaatgGGATACTTCTTTGTTATGTACTtcgctcttcttcttttctccccGCAGGAAGTGCAATGGAGGCACTCCACAGCATACAGAACTTCCTGAAGGGAAGACCCAAGTCCTTCAAGTCCATGGACCACGCGATAGAGTGGAGGTGAGACTTCTGCCGATGTCCAAAAGTTGGATAAACTGGGGCGCTATCGattcttttttccccacttttttctcctttcagtgTCAAGAGCGGACAAATCAGGAACCTGGAATCTGCCAGAGTCTCAATGGTTGGTCAGATCAAAAGGTAGGCTGACTGGGATTGGCTAATGCCTTATCCTGTCTTTCCAATTTGGAAGCAGATTACAGATcggctttgtttttttttctttatctaaACTATGTTGAAACACAATAAGTTTTCTATCTTAGATGCAGCCTACATAGATTGTTGACTTCCTGTattctctcacttcctgtctgttagATGTGAGGTGGAGGAAGTCGACACTCTGGAGCAGGCCAGCCCAGTGACAGACGTGGTCGTCGAGCGCAACGAAGAGTTCTATGATCAGAGCTACGTCAACGACAAAGAGAACGCTGCCTCAGAGGTGAGCCTCAGCGAAGGCCAGGTATGAAACgactgcacagaaacactgatgctACAGCAATATTTTGTTGACTTGCATTCATTGTTAAGCATCCTGCTTTCACCTTTACAAACCCTTCACATCAATCATCAATCAGAGAATTACTATTTGCCTTACTTGAGACGACCCACCGTTGACTTTCCAATGTCTCCATAATAAAAACCTGTTGAAACTCTTTTAATGTCTGTTTCTCAAATCATGCACACATTAACGTCTTAATGTTTTTGTCAGTATTATTACAAAGTTTATGAACTAACCTCCCTGTGAATGTACATGTCTGCATGTCAGAGTGTGTACAAATGGCGTATAGACCTGTCAAAGTCAGAAAAGTATTGGGACGGCTGGTTTAGAGGAACCTCCAACCTCTTCCTGGCTTGCAACCTGCCTAAACTCCTGCTATTGGCCGGTAGGTATTTCAAGACCTCAAGAGGTCCCTAAAGGTAGTAAATTCTCATTTGTGCaactatttcttttttttgtcccacAGTGCAGTAAAGCAGCTTCTGTTTGCAGGAATCGACCGACTGGACCGAGATCTGACTATCGGCCAGATGCAAGGTGAGACCCTGATGCAACGCCTGCGGCGGTAGCCATGGGAACCCTTCAGTTTTGGTTGAATGAATAGCTACAAACTGGGCTAATTGGCTAATCTTGGTAGTTCTGTAGACGCCGTGAAAACTCAAATCAAGGAACATTAGACTTCCTGCAAAGGTTCTTGGGACTTTAGTTTATAAGACTTTTGATGGGAAGGTGTTCACTGGTTTTGCAGAGGAACTAATTATTTAAAGAAACCATGATCTGAGAAATTCATTGAGATCAGCTCTGACATTAACTGGCAGGAACACTCTGGGTTTGGAGGGAAATTGGCTTTGACAGACGGTAGAAAGTTTGTAATGTtcaagtgtgaatgtgagcTGGTATCAGAGGTTTGTAGTACTCAGTACTGAGTGAGGACGTCTGTTTAGAGCTGCAATGCCTCCATTTTGACGGCTGGCAGTTAGTTTGATAACATGGCTTTCCTGGAGGCAGTACGAGCCAGTGTAAACCCAATCAAATCAGCAGGGGTGGAATGTAAGCAATTACATTTACTGAACTACTGTATTTCAGTTCAAAtttaaggtacttgtacttgagtattttatACAACTTTATGGAAAAAccattgtcacaaagctgaaaacagcctgtttttctgagctcgtcacactttttggagatacgtggttctcacaggatgGCCGCactgcaaacatgtgatgaaCTTATCGAATATGAtacattgctgtagattaaagcagctAACAGTATGTGAGGTAGTTAAGTAGTGCAGGATTGTACTTTTTGTGTAAGTACTTTAAGTGGAGGAGCTGAATACTCCACAAACCTCCATCTGTTCAGCAGAAGTTTACAGAAATGTATCACGTACGAGCGCTACATGTGGACAACACTGAGACTTCTCATGCTGTGTCTCTCCGCTGACTGTGAGGGAAAAGGTGAAGGACGTCCTCACAGAGACACGTTGACACTCAGACAGTCACAGCTTGAGGCGGCAGCTCCTCTCCAGAGacagatgctgctgtcagtcaacagCCGGGCTGCCAGTGACAGCCcagcagggagtgtgtgtgtgtgcatgtgtgtgtgtgtgtgtgagaccaggtatttatcacgttgtggggacaaaaatcggtttacacagtcacattgtggggactcacctgcctaaTGGGGACAAActgcaggtccccttaatgtaaatcattaaattttagggtgcagactgaggacagggttacgggttaggtaaggttagattaggtacagggttagaaacaggcaaatagtggttatggttatggttagggtaaggctcaaggaaatgaatgtaagtctatgtaatgtccccacaagtgatgtaaacacaacgtgtgtgtgtgtatgtgtgtgtgtgtttacatgagtGTGATAAAATAGcatcacacatacatgtgtgagtgagacagacacagttcaGAGTGAGTACCTGTCTTGCTGTTTGTCCTCAGGTAAATTCATGATGCAGGTGCTGCCCCCCTGTGGTCACGCAGTGCAGGAAGACAAACCAGACAAAGTAAGAACACgtcatgtttctgtcatcaGCAGTGGAATTTAACTAAGTACAGGTATTCAAGCACTGGACATAAGTACACTATTGTGgtagttgtactttacatgagTATTTCCATTCTATATTACCTTACACTTACagatttcagagggaaatactgcacatttcaCTACACCACGTACACTTGATGCCATTAGTTCGTTGTTAGTTTGCAGGTTCATGTTATTAAAACTAAATAGAaatcaataaacaataaattatGATATATTCTTAAGGATTAGGCTATAAAACAGAGTATAAACAATTAAAATCAGCCAGCTGCAACATGAGCACATCAATGCATTGATAGCTTGAATCCAGTAATATCGTATGACTCTGAGATGGACCTTTCTGCATGAAGGCTACCGTTACCACCAATAACTTCAGTATACTTTGATGTTAATACTTCGCAtgcagagtatttctacactggtTGAAAGAGTccatgaaacataaaacaggCCTGTTTCTTAATTCATGAAAAAGTAGGAATTTACTGGGTTTCTATccgacagcagcagaggaggccgGTGGTGTCTTTGTGAGGGTGAATGAAGCAGTTTTCAAGCTAAATGGGTTAAGGTTAACGAGCTAACGAGCAGATGTTTAGCTGTTTAGATGGTatgatgtttaccatgttcaccacaGCAGTAAAAGCACTAAAATCCTGCCAACAAGCATCAACTGGATGTATTTTTCGCCTGTAAATGCAAACGAAAACACTGCTGGGTGTGTGCAGGTGGCTGAAGCTGTGGCCGCCTTCCTGCTCAGACACAAGTTTGCTGAAGCCAGAAGAGAAACCAAGAGGTAAAACCTTCAGATGACAAAGcgtttttaaagaaaataaacctGAAACTGAGAAAATCCTTCTCCGTTCTCTTTCCAGCTCCAACTCTGTCACACGATGAGGTTTGCAAGTAAGACGTCACCTAAACACCGACACCTGTTTCACACCTGCAAAGCCCGACTGCAGTCCTGTCAGTGAcggaggaagtattcagattctttagtgaagtaaaaatacttcattaaAAGCAAAAGGTCCGCAATGAAAATGATACTTATGTaaaaggaaaatgtacttaaagagTAGTCAGTGCAGAGAAATGGTCCCTGTGTTTGTATCTAACGATACTGTCATGTATTATTTTAGATTATTAATACTGCATTAATGttgaagcagcatttttctcttgcgGTTGGTTGAGGTGaagctgattttctgtttcctaTTAGCCTGAATTTTAAAAGTTTAAGTCTATTTTTAAGTAAATTTGTTCTGAACAGTGTTCCCACCACTGAACACTGGAAAGAAATATAACGGATATAAAAtgcacagtaaaaataaatgttttttttaaagctgacattttatattgttATCTGGGCAAAATAAAATCTacaaaatgaggaaaacaagTTTAAACTGCGCCATAAAATCAGCCAATCGCTGCAGGGCTTCAtgcttgtttctcttcctcaggTTTTCCTTCAGACCAGCTCGAAGGAGCTCCAGGTTCAGAGCTTCCACGTGCTCCTGAAGACCAGAAAGACTTccactttttctgtcttcatcctTTATTAGAAGCTGCTGAAGTTCAGTTTAAACTTTGAACTTAAGTATAAATCGAACAGCAGCTATGAACCATTGATGACTGAATGTCCTTTTTGTTCTGCTTCGTTATTAACAGACAACGGAGTCAAGTCTAAACATTATGAACAGCATTACAACGAACACATTCATCCAAAATTTACTGTATGTGGTTCACCACTGAGCTACCAAACCCGGGTCTAAGAGGCCAGTTCCCACTGGacaattgtttaaaaaagacacagattAAATATCAGGAATCACAGAACGCTAAAAATACCACAAGTAAGACGAGTCACATTTAGTACCTGTCAGtagtttgaaaaataaaataaaaaaatgatgtcAAAGTCCAAAATATTGCTAGGCCAACATCCCCACTCTTAGCCACTAGCTCACCTGTCAAACCTCCATTTATAGGCGCTTTCTACATCAACTCCACTGTGAATTTCCAGCTGCTGTAACTGCCAGTAAAACATCAGTGATTCTTACAAATCCtcttaaaatgtgactttttaaaTCTGCTATTTTGCCATCCAGTGTCAAATTCATTGCTCATGGTTACTTTTGTGTAAAATCAATTCTTTGTTTGATTacatgaaaatagaaaaagatcAGGGATGACCTTCTCACCTTTTGAAAGAAGTTTGCTCCGCAAACCAAACTGAGTCGATGAAACCTTTGATTGAGACAAATGAGTATTTTCACCTCTCACCGTCGACTTCTGCTAGCCAGCAATGAGAACGTTAACAGCAGAACTTCGCATAGATTAGTGCTAGCAGTGTGAATGTTTAATgtgattaatttttttttttttttaaagacgtTTTCTGGCTGCATGGGATTCGTAACATTGTACATCGTACACAACATAGTAACAGCTAGCTAGCCCAGTGATAAGAGCATCAACATAAGTGAAAACAAAGGGCTGAAGGTTTAAGGCATTCGTGAGATTGAGACATTGttagctgtctctgctgtcttaTTAGCATTTTCCTCACGAAGGTCAGTGAACAAAAGTCGCTCACACTGTGGGagaagacatgaaaaataaaatctgttctGTCGAAGTACTTAACTTGATCTGAGAATGACCGAAGAAAGGCGTTTTCATTTTGGAACATTAACACACGGAGTGAAacgtgctaacgttagcaagaCTCACTGTTAGTTTGTGAACCACTGCTGCTTTCTCCAACTAGATGTTAGCTCTACTGTTAGTTCCGCTTACTgctaaataaatgatgataaaaatgAACTTGGAAAGAATTTtatatttgtctgtgtttacagtccgttgttgttgttgtctttcagTGTGTATTAGCATCCGTTCAGCCGTGTCGTTagaaaaatgtttgttgttcAGGATAAAGTTCACTGTCATTTATcttggtgattttgtgttttgtaatgtGAGATGACTTTTGTGTTTGGTTTAGAGGAATATGAAAAAATGTATAATTAGCATTAACAACACCCAAAAACAACTGAAGAAAGGAAGAATTCGTCTCACCTCCAGaaacatgttgaaaaaaaaattaaatatctgCATCATTTCCTTTATCTACAGCTTGACTGGACATTATGATTGCTGGATGCTTTAAACTTCTTTTAAACATAATAGGATGATtttaaacaaatacatgaacatCAGTGAGGAATCAGTCATTGTTCATTTCTGAAAAATTTACTTTTTGCTGATGTAGATGATCAACATACCTAAAATTAATTTGGCTGAACGAACAACATCAGATGAGACACAAACACCAGGCTgggataaaaacaaaaacttgcaataaaattttatttaaattctGTCCTGAATCAGAACACGTGCaacaactgaaacacagaaacaacgTGGCGTCACGCCGCCTTGTATTTACACGTGTATGTagatatttttgtgtttgcGTGCACAGGACAACCACACAAACAGACGCCCGGTAAAACAATTAATATTGTAGAAACACACACGACACCGTATCACACCCTGTTGCTATGGTAGCAGAGGCATCAACATGGCTACAGGGTCATCTCAACTTTCGCCATCTCTCTGGAAGGATCTGAAATGGTTTCATTCT belongs to Chaetodon trifascialis isolate fChaTrf1 chromosome 23, fChaTrf1.hap1, whole genome shotgun sequence and includes:
- the LOC139351141 gene encoding protein phosphatase methylesterase 1-like isoform X1, which encodes MWEESFDTEHEAGGKIDYSPVSWREYFDQMEDVNVGPIDSRDVFRIYKAGSEGPLLVLLHGGGHSALSWAVFTTAIASRVTCRVLAMDLRGHGATQVRQSDDFSTQTMSSDVANVIQACYGETPPPIILIGHGVGGAIAVHTASNTLLPTTVGLVAIDVVEGSAMEALHSIQNFLKGRPKSFKSMDHAIEWSVKSGQIRNLESARVSMVGQIKRCEVEEVDTLEQASPVTDVVVERNEEFYDQSYVNDKENAASEVSLSEGQSVYKWRIDLSKSEKYWDGWFRGTSNLFLACNLPKLLLLAGIDRLDRDLTIGQMQGKFMMQVLPPCGHAVQEDKPDKVAEAVAAFLLRHKFAEARRETKSSNSVTR
- the LOC139351141 gene encoding protein phosphatase methylesterase 1-like isoform X2 codes for the protein MWEESFDTEHEAGGKIDYSPVSWREYFDQMEDVNVGPIDSRDVFRIYKAGSEGPLLVLLHGGGHSALSWAVFTTAIASRVTCRVLAMDLRGHGATQVRQSDDFSTQTMSSDVANVIQACYGETPPPIILIGHGVGGAIAVHTASNTLLPTTVGLVAIDVVEGSAMEALHSIQNFLKGRPKSFKSMDHAIEWSVKSGQIRNLESARVSMVGQIKRCEVEEVDTLEQASPVTDVVVERNEEFYDQSYVNDKENAASESVYKWRIDLSKSEKYWDGWFRGTSNLFLACNLPKLLLLAGIDRLDRDLTIGQMQGKFMMQVLPPCGHAVQEDKPDKVAEAVAAFLLRHKFAEARRETKSSNSVTR